Part of the Thermoanaerobacterales bacterium genome is shown below.
TCAAGTTAATTATCACCGCCAACAAGCCCGAGGAGCGGGCGCAGGCGATGAGCGCTATCCCTTATATCCTGGGTGGCGGCGTCGGTCTCGGTGCGACTCTGCTCTTCGCGGGCTTTCTCGTGGGGCTCATGAAGCGCGTGGGGGGCGCATAAGCGATGCGCCAGCACCCTGTAGCCGTCCAACTCGAAGATGAAGACAAGGTTGTCGGCGGTGTGATGACGTTCCGGCAGTTGGTGTGGCTGTTTGTCGGTTTCGCGCTGGGGGGCGGGGCGGCGGCGCTGCCGCTGCCCTGGTATCCCTGGTACCTCCGGGCGCTCGTGTTCGGCCTATTCTTCCTTGCCGGGGCTGTGCTGGCTCTAGGCCGGGCCTACGGCATGGCGATGGACGTTTTTCTTTTCCGCTACGCCCGGTGGAAACTGCGCCGAAAAGCCTGGGCGCTGAGAGGAGGCGCGTAGATGGGCGCGTTTACTGTTGTAATGCTGGTTCTTTCCGCCCTGCTGGGCGTGGGGACGTGGTTG
Proteins encoded:
- a CDS encoding PrgI family protein: MRQHPVAVQLEDEDKVVGGVMTFRQLVWLFVGFALGGGAAALPLPWYPWYLRALVFGLFFLAGAVLALGRAYGMAMDVFLFRYARWKLRRKAWALRGGA